The Polymorphobacter megasporae genome window below encodes:
- a CDS encoding peptidylprolyl isomerase has translation MRLRGLPAVLFAGAILAAPLGAQQAADNSPDAAFALPDAQALADFNPNLRKATAIVNGAVITDTDVEQRLNLVIAANGGKIDADEKQRLRLQVLRNLIDEKLEIGEAESADIKIADADVDQAYNRVATNFKQSPTAFGEFLKRSGSSPASIRGQIRGELAWSRLLRRKVEPLVNVGDDEVKAVIEKLTASKGKDEYHVGEIFLSATPENETQVMTDAGRIVGQIRGGASFVAYARQFSEASTAGVGGDLGWVRAEQLNDAVAPVVTKLTAGDPATGVSDPIRVPGGVAIMALIEKRQVLAANPDDAILSLKQLSMALKPGITQPEGEAIVAKFRKATQDMGGCGRADAVAKDIGADIATNDSIAIKDLPPALQNLMKQLSIGQATPPFGSAADGLRVLVLCGRDDKPTLAAEPSFDAVYAQMNEERVNMRARRYLRDLRRDAIVDYR, from the coding sequence ATGAGATTGCGTGGACTGCCGGCGGTGTTATTTGCCGGCGCGATACTGGCGGCTCCGCTCGGGGCGCAGCAGGCGGCCGACAACTCCCCCGACGCGGCCTTCGCCCTGCCCGACGCGCAGGCGCTCGCCGACTTCAACCCGAATCTGCGTAAGGCAACGGCGATCGTCAACGGCGCGGTCATCACCGACACCGATGTCGAACAGCGGCTGAACCTTGTCATCGCAGCGAACGGCGGCAAGATCGATGCCGACGAAAAGCAGCGTCTCCGCCTCCAGGTGCTCCGCAACCTGATCGACGAGAAGCTCGAGATCGGCGAGGCCGAGTCCGCCGACATCAAGATTGCCGATGCCGATGTCGACCAGGCGTACAACCGCGTCGCGACGAACTTCAAGCAGTCGCCGACCGCCTTCGGTGAGTTCCTCAAGCGATCGGGCTCGTCGCCGGCGTCGATCCGTGGGCAGATCCGTGGCGAACTCGCCTGGAGCCGCCTGCTCCGCCGCAAGGTCGAGCCGCTGGTCAACGTCGGCGACGACGAGGTCAAGGCGGTCATCGAAAAGCTGACCGCGTCGAAGGGCAAGGACGAATATCACGTCGGCGAGATCTTCCTGTCGGCGACGCCCGAGAACGAAACCCAGGTGATGACCGACGCCGGACGCATCGTCGGGCAGATCCGCGGCGGCGCATCGTTCGTCGCCTATGCCCGCCAGTTCTCCGAAGCATCGACCGCGGGTGTTGGCGGCGACCTCGGCTGGGTCCGCGCCGAGCAGTTGAACGACGCCGTGGCGCCGGTCGTCACCAAGCTGACCGCCGGCGATCCGGCGACCGGCGTCAGCGACCCGATCCGCGTTCCCGGCGGCGTCGCGATCATGGCACTCATCGAAAAGCGGCAGGTCCTCGCCGCAAACCCCGATGATGCGATCCTCAGCCTGAAGCAGCTCTCGATGGCGCTCAAGCCCGGCATCACCCAGCCCGAAGGCGAGGCGATCGTTGCGAAGTTTCGCAAGGCGACGCAGGACATGGGCGGCTGCGGCCGCGCCGATGCCGTCGCCAAGGACATCGGCGCCGATATCGCGACGAACGATTCGATTGCAATCAAAGATCTGCCGCCTGCGCTGCAGAATTTGATGAAGCAGCTCTCGATCGGCCAGGCGACGCCGCCGTTCGGCTCGGCCGCCGACGGCCTGCGCGTCCTCGTCCTGTGCGGCCGCGACGACAAGCCGACGCTCGCCGCCGAACCAAGCTTCGACGCGGTCTACGCCCAGATGAACGAAGAGCGCGTCAACATGCGTGCCCGCCGCTACCTCCGCGACCTTCGCCGCGACGCCATCGTCGACTATCGCTGA
- the pdxA gene encoding 4-hydroxythreonine-4-phosphate dehydrogenase PdxA, producing the protein MPVPLAPLAIALGDPAGIGPEIVAAAWAARITHNLPPFFAIGDMRSIRGVWDGPVVALGAPGDAAAMFPHALPLVQVDDPGEIIPGAPNLPGARCALDSLEIAVGLTRTGTASGIVTGPVSKAQLYQIGFTYPGQTEFIAERCGISGGNVVMMLAGPTLRTVPVTIHTPFAQVPHILTTDLIVSRARVTARGLQRDFGIAAPRLAVAGLNPHAGENGTLGRQEIDVIIPAIDILRAEGIDVTGPTSADAMFHATARAKYDAAICMYHDQALIPLKTIHFDDGVNITLGLPIVRTSPDHGTAFDIAGQGIASPAAMIAAIRMAGEAAARRARG; encoded by the coding sequence ATGCCCGTGCCGCTCGCCCCGCTGGCGATCGCGCTCGGCGATCCCGCTGGAATCGGGCCCGAAATCGTCGCTGCAGCGTGGGCGGCCCGGATCACGCACAACCTGCCGCCGTTCTTCGCGATCGGCGACATGCGCTCGATCCGCGGGGTCTGGGACGGCCCGGTCGTCGCGCTCGGGGCTCCCGGCGACGCCGCTGCGATGTTTCCCCACGCGCTGCCGCTGGTCCAGGTCGATGATCCCGGTGAGATCATCCCCGGCGCGCCGAACCTGCCGGGAGCCCGCTGCGCGCTCGACAGCCTCGAGATCGCGGTTGGCCTGACCCGCACCGGAACGGCTTCGGGCATCGTCACCGGGCCGGTGTCGAAGGCGCAGCTGTATCAGATCGGCTTTACCTATCCCGGCCAGACCGAGTTTATCGCCGAACGCTGCGGCATATCGGGGGGCAATGTCGTGATGATGCTCGCCGGACCGACGCTGCGGACGGTCCCGGTGACCATCCACACCCCGTTCGCGCAGGTTCCGCACATCCTCACCACCGACCTCATCGTCTCGCGCGCGCGCGTCACCGCCCGCGGCCTCCAGCGCGATTTCGGTATCGCCGCGCCGCGCCTCGCGGTCGCCGGGCTCAATCCGCACGCCGGCGAGAATGGCACGCTCGGACGGCAGGAGATCGACGTCATCATCCCCGCGATCGATATCCTCCGCGCCGAGGGAATCGACGTCACCGGGCCGACGTCCGCCGATGCAATGTTTCACGCGACCGCCCGGGCGAAGTACGACGCGGCGATCTGCATGTACCACGACCAGGCACTGATCCCGCTGAAGACGATCCACTTCGACGACGGCGTCAACATCACGCTGGGCCTGCCGATCGTCCGCACCTCCCCCGACCACGGCACCGCGTTCGACATCGCCGGCCAGGGGATCGCCAGTCCGGCCGCGATGATCGCGGCGATCCGCATGGCGGGCGAGGCGGCGGCGCGCCGCGCGCGGGGCTGA
- the rsmA gene encoding 16S rRNA (adenine(1518)-N(6)/adenine(1519)-N(6))-dimethyltransferase RsmA — MSLDDLPPLREVIARHGLAAKKTLGQNFLLDGNLLDRIARVPGPLADARIYEVGPGPGGLTRALLRAGATVTAVERDDRALPALAELADAAPGRLTVIGGDAMAQDEAALTGGNVHVVANLPYNIGTALLVRWLTTPWPPWWLSLTCMFQKEVAQRIVAAPGSDAYGRLAVLSQWRSTPRIAFDVPRQAFTPPPTITSAVVHIVPAEPMGDIAVATLERLTAAAFGQRRKMLRASLRGLSGGVAALERSGIDPARRAETLSVAEFVMLAALLEK; from the coding sequence ATGAGCCTCGACGACCTGCCTCCCTTACGCGAAGTCATCGCCCGCCACGGGCTGGCGGCGAAGAAGACGCTCGGCCAGAATTTTCTCCTCGACGGCAACCTCCTCGACCGGATCGCGCGGGTACCAGGGCCGCTTGCGGACGCGCGGATCTACGAGGTCGGCCCCGGTCCCGGCGGACTGACCCGCGCGCTCCTCCGCGCCGGGGCGACCGTCACCGCGGTCGAGCGCGACGACCGCGCCCTTCCCGCGCTCGCCGAACTCGCCGACGCCGCTCCCGGTCGGCTGACGGTTATCGGCGGCGACGCGATGGCACAGGATGAGGCGGCGCTGACCGGCGGCAATGTCCACGTCGTCGCCAATCTGCCGTACAACATCGGCACCGCGCTCCTCGTCCGCTGGCTGACGACGCCATGGCCGCCGTGGTGGCTGAGCCTGACATGCATGTTCCAGAAGGAGGTCGCGCAGCGGATCGTCGCCGCGCCGGGGAGCGACGCCTACGGCCGCCTCGCGGTCCTCAGCCAGTGGCGCAGCACCCCACGAATCGCTTTCGACGTGCCGCGTCAGGCGTTCACCCCGCCGCCGACGATAACATCCGCGGTCGTCCACATCGTCCCCGCCGAGCCGATGGGCGACATCGCCGTCGCCACCCTCGAACGTCTCACCGCCGCCGCCTTCGGGCAGCGCCGCAAGATGCTGCGCGCCAGCCTGCGCGGGCTTTCGGGAGGCGTCGCGGCGCTCGAACGATCGGGCATCGACCCGGCGCGGCGCGCGGAAACATTGTCGGTGGCGGAATTCGTCATGCTGGCGGCGTTGCTGGAGAAATAA
- a CDS encoding NlpC/P60 family protein: MPNHPELAVGARGGSVRVLQHLLNQALHAKPGLTRDGIFGAMTKSGTTRFQQAHGLAADGIVGVKTWAALGSSLHLPDLAAAAAKPNATPAAHPAASASAGGAASAARPSPAPLPHPNAAPTAPHLPPPRAAAPPPAPAPAAAPPAPVQGSDASDPAWYQVALAEFEAHKTVFGTADGNQRIHEYFQATSYHPGIGTHEAWCSAFVNWCMKQAGIAGTNLASAASWRDWGVALAKPRHGCVMVIHWAGRTSGSGNHVTFFDSQAGNTTNYFGGNQGKRHQISHARAGAGAFASVHYRWKA, from the coding sequence ATGCCTAATCATCCGGAACTTGCCGTCGGGGCGCGTGGCGGCAGCGTTCGTGTGCTCCAGCATCTGCTCAACCAAGCGCTTCACGCCAAACCCGGGCTCACCCGTGACGGCATCTTCGGCGCGATGACCAAGTCGGGCACGACTCGCTTTCAACAGGCGCATGGCCTCGCCGCCGACGGCATCGTCGGCGTGAAAACGTGGGCGGCGCTGGGCAGCAGTCTGCACCTCCCCGATCTGGCGGCGGCGGCGGCCAAACCCAACGCGACCCCCGCAGCGCATCCGGCGGCTTCGGCCTCAGCCGGTGGAGCCGCAAGCGCGGCGCGCCCGAGCCCTGCACCTCTGCCACACCCCAACGCCGCCCCGACGGCCCCGCACCTGCCCCCGCCGCGGGCTGCTGCGCCTCCGCCCGCGCCCGCGCCGGCGGCGGCACCCCCGGCCCCCGTCCAAGGCAGCGATGCCAGTGATCCGGCCTGGTATCAGGTCGCGCTTGCCGAGTTCGAGGCGCACAAGACCGTGTTCGGGACCGCCGACGGTAACCAGCGTATTCACGAATATTTCCAGGCGACGTCATACCATCCCGGGATCGGCACGCACGAGGCATGGTGCTCGGCGTTCGTGAACTGGTGCATGAAGCAGGCGGGAATTGCCGGCACTAATCTTGCGAGCGCTGCGAGCTGGCGTGACTGGGGTGTCGCGCTGGCCAAGCCGCGACACGGCTGTGTCATGGTCATCCATTGGGCCGGGCGGACGTCCGGGAGCGGCAATCACGTTACGTTTTTCGACAGCCAGGCGGGAAACACGACGAATTATTTTGGCGGCAACCAGGGTAAAAGGCATCAGATCAGCCACGCCCGCGCCGGTGCTGGTGCGTTTGCCTCCGTCCATTACCGTTGGAAGGCGTGA
- a CDS encoding tetratricopeptide repeat protein — protein MRKAWSIPLALLVTGAAATVAIGAASDDTVSPASLRWVAIGQAALDKGQAPAAIDAFEAALAVDPKDARAFLGIAHAYDMQSLPGRAIKYYREALSLEPNDLGALEGQGKALIARGATTRARVNLDRIKTLCKTDCSAAKRLETALAAPPPVIAATASAEPVKPTVSKN, from the coding sequence ATGCGTAAAGCCTGGTCGATTCCCCTCGCGCTGCTGGTTACCGGGGCGGCGGCGACCGTCGCGATCGGCGCGGCAAGCGACGACACCGTGTCGCCGGCGTCGCTGCGCTGGGTCGCGATCGGTCAGGCCGCGCTCGACAAGGGCCAGGCTCCGGCAGCGATCGACGCGTTCGAGGCCGCGCTAGCTGTCGATCCGAAGGATGCGCGCGCCTTCCTCGGCATCGCCCACGCGTATGACATGCAGAGCCTGCCGGGCCGCGCGATCAAATATTATCGCGAGGCACTGTCGCTCGAGCCGAACGACCTCGGCGCGCTCGAAGGGCAGGGCAAGGCGCTGATCGCGCGCGGCGCAACAACGCGCGCGCGGGTCAACCTCGACCGTATCAAGACGCTGTGCAAGACCGACTGCTCGGCCGCCAAGCGCCTCGAAACCGCGCTCGCCGCGCCGCCGCCGGTGATCGCTGCGACCGCAAGCGCCGAGCCGGTCAAGCCGACGGTATCGAAGAACTAG